A single genomic interval of Trichosurus vulpecula isolate mTriVul1 chromosome 6, mTriVul1.pri, whole genome shotgun sequence harbors:
- the RTN3 gene encoding reticulon-3 isoform X2, translated as MQPCSPLNLIQVHDLIFWRDVKKTGLVFGTTLIMLLSLAAFSVISVASYLILALLSVTISFRVYKSVIQAVQKSEEGHPFKAYLDVDIALSSEAFHNYVNAAMVHVNKALKLIIRLFLVEDLVDSLKLAVFMWLMTYVGAVFNGITLLILAELLVFSVPIVYEKYKTQIDHYVGIARDQTKAVVAKIQAKLPGIAKKKAE; from the exons ATGCAACCGTGTTCACCCTTAAACTTAATACAAG TGCACGACCTCATCTTCTGGCGGGATGTCAAGAAGACTGGCCTTGTCTTTGGCACAACCTTGATCATGCTGCTCTCCCTGGCAGCTTTCAGTGTCATCAGTGTGGCTTCTTACCTCATCTTGGCCCTTCTGTCTGTCACCATCAGCTTCAGGGTCTACAAGTCTGTCATCCAAGCTGTACAGAAGTCAGAAGAGGGCCATCCATTCAA GGCCTACCTGGATGTGGACATTGCTTTGTCCTCAGAAGCTTTCCATAATTATGTGAATGCTGCTATGGTGCATGTCAACAAAGCTCTCAAGCTCATCATCCGTCTCTTTCTGGTGGAAGATCTGGTGGATTCCTTAAAG CTGGCTGTCTTCATGTGGCTGATGACATACGTGGGTGCAGTTTTCAATGGAATTACCCTCCTGATTCTTG CTGAACTGCTGGTCTTCAGTGTTCCCATTGTCTATGAAAAGTATAAG aCACAGATTGACCATTATGTTGGCATTGCTCGTGATCAGACCAAAGCAGTTGTTGCAAA GATCCAAGCAAAACTGCCTGGCATTGCAAAGAAAAAGGCAGAATAA